In the Pseudolabrys taiwanensis genome, one interval contains:
- a CDS encoding PD-(D/E)XK nuclease family protein, which produces MPQQLNLVFGWWADGITWPEMPGTADAYLGETVVGPAGLLDVLETALGTGAPPQSHACRIAEWQAKMRAADDGARVWSQSYKIDPWGTARLVLGWRDELVEAGWTPDVVGSPRLKDIAAIENAAPMLSPGVSDRLQALIDAIKGRSIPLHAIRLIDARNTLPTGWRLLLDTLEARGVRIEAVPQIADNASGDLKVLRTPGKTNALSGDGSVFVLFANTEIVAAECLASWLAAAQDNQETIVVAGRPTGLLDSFLADRGLPRIGDSDRSPFRGAIQVLSLAFATSWLPFDPRPLIDLLLLPRPPFPRRIAREFARTLSERPGQGHSGWNEAWKFAAHWLEDHRDADDNDDAASRLQEWRDWIEPTLFPAEPGMPSDAAARICARVQQWAYKLDRGNADPVLTKVAQLSGELAQAISAIGLAELPRHLLERMIDQVVMEGMENPIAAAEASEWTAVAHPGAVWGPARRLIWWGFEQPEALPKAGPWDEAERAILKSAGCPIDDIDVALERHSISWRRAIQAPQQELILVRTRGSDNGVHPVWHELSAKFDNASVNVIGSAEDILEGRNPRVAFRLLARTAVAIEALPPKRRCWHMPNGVIKPEATSPSAIEDLLSCPLRWTLSRLLRIRRGALQGLPREEQLLGNLAHEIARAVFVTGDAPERDDARRLAEQLFGKLVSEIAAPLALPGYAALYEEARQQIPHAIGELAGQLRQSGLTIEGCEIELAKELPDGTLMNGRIDLLARDSQKRPVIFDLKWARREKLYRQKLESGEAVQLAAYSYLTTDVPSGAPAGYFLIRQSALLGSSDSPFAPQVRVQGPDMAATWQNVTAAWQSRMEAISAGRAVALGVPLGEGEQDVDQAPSLSLQPPCHYCEYHGLCGGSREEA; this is translated from the coding sequence ATGCCGCAACAACTTAATCTGGTGTTTGGCTGGTGGGCCGACGGGATCACGTGGCCGGAAATGCCGGGCACGGCCGATGCATACTTGGGTGAGACCGTCGTCGGCCCGGCAGGACTGCTGGACGTGCTGGAAACAGCGCTTGGGACCGGCGCTCCTCCACAATCACACGCATGCCGCATCGCCGAGTGGCAAGCGAAAATGCGCGCCGCAGATGACGGAGCGCGTGTCTGGTCGCAATCTTACAAGATCGATCCATGGGGCACTGCACGCCTGGTGTTAGGCTGGCGGGACGAGCTTGTGGAGGCTGGATGGACGCCAGACGTCGTTGGGTCTCCACGGCTCAAGGATATCGCTGCAATTGAAAACGCGGCACCTATGCTCTCTCCGGGAGTCAGCGACCGCCTCCAAGCACTGATAGACGCTATCAAAGGGCGCTCGATCCCGCTTCACGCTATCCGGCTGATAGACGCACGCAATACTCTGCCAACCGGCTGGCGCCTCCTGCTCGACACTTTGGAAGCACGTGGTGTTCGTATCGAGGCCGTACCCCAAATTGCGGATAATGCTTCGGGCGATCTCAAAGTTCTGCGGACGCCCGGCAAGACGAACGCTTTGTCGGGAGACGGCTCTGTCTTCGTATTGTTTGCCAACACTGAAATTGTCGCAGCGGAGTGTCTCGCGTCATGGCTGGCCGCCGCGCAAGATAACCAGGAAACAATTGTTGTTGCAGGGCGCCCGACGGGTTTGCTGGATTCATTTCTCGCCGACCGAGGACTCCCGCGCATAGGCGACAGCGACCGTTCGCCGTTTCGGGGCGCCATTCAGGTGCTTTCTCTTGCATTCGCGACCTCATGGCTGCCATTCGATCCAAGACCCCTAATCGATCTTCTGCTGTTGCCGCGTCCGCCGTTTCCGCGCCGTATCGCGAGAGAATTCGCTCGCACGCTTAGTGAAAGGCCGGGACAGGGTCATTCGGGCTGGAACGAGGCCTGGAAATTCGCCGCACATTGGCTCGAAGATCACAGGGATGCGGATGACAACGATGACGCTGCCTCTCGGCTTCAAGAATGGCGTGATTGGATCGAACCGACGCTGTTCCCCGCAGAACCGGGCATGCCCTCAGATGCCGCTGCGCGGATATGCGCGCGCGTTCAGCAGTGGGCGTACAAACTTGATCGAGGGAATGCCGACCCGGTCCTCACCAAGGTTGCACAGTTGTCGGGAGAACTGGCGCAAGCGATCTCGGCGATCGGGCTAGCTGAGCTGCCTCGCCACCTGCTTGAGCGAATGATCGATCAGGTGGTGATGGAGGGCATGGAGAATCCCATCGCAGCAGCCGAGGCGTCAGAGTGGACAGCGGTCGCACACCCAGGAGCAGTGTGGGGTCCTGCGCGTAGACTGATCTGGTGGGGCTTTGAGCAGCCTGAAGCCCTGCCAAAAGCCGGACCCTGGGACGAAGCAGAACGGGCCATACTCAAGTCTGCTGGTTGCCCCATCGATGATATTGATGTGGCTCTCGAAAGGCATAGCATCTCGTGGAGGCGCGCTATCCAGGCGCCGCAGCAAGAGCTGATATTGGTTAGGACGCGAGGAAGTGACAACGGAGTGCACCCCGTCTGGCATGAACTAAGCGCTAAATTCGATAACGCATCGGTGAATGTTATCGGCTCGGCTGAAGACATCCTGGAAGGTCGAAACCCACGTGTTGCGTTTCGCCTCCTTGCGAGGACCGCTGTCGCCATAGAGGCATTGCCGCCGAAGCGACGGTGCTGGCATATGCCAAATGGGGTCATCAAACCTGAGGCGACATCACCGAGCGCCATTGAAGACCTGCTGTCATGCCCATTGCGATGGACACTTTCGCGACTTTTAAGGATTCGACGAGGCGCTTTGCAGGGTCTCCCCCGCGAAGAACAACTATTAGGCAATCTAGCTCATGAGATCGCGCGGGCCGTATTTGTGACCGGAGATGCGCCAGAGCGGGATGATGCCAGACGACTAGCAGAGCAGCTCTTTGGCAAGCTGGTATCTGAAATTGCGGCCCCTCTCGCGTTGCCTGGCTATGCCGCGCTTTACGAAGAAGCCCGGCAGCAGATCCCCCATGCCATTGGTGAACTTGCAGGCCAACTGCGGCAAAGCGGGCTGACCATTGAAGGATGCGAGATCGAGCTTGCCAAAGAGTTGCCCGACGGCACATTGATGAATGGGCGAATTGATCTCCTTGCTCGCGACAGTCAAAAGCGCCCGGTGATCTTTGACCTGAAATGGGCACGAAGAGAAAAGCTTTATCGCCAGAAGCTCGAATCCGGTGAGGCCGTGCAGCTTGCCGCGTATAGCTATTTAACGACAGATGTTCCGAGCGGCGCGCCAGCTGGATACTTCCTCATCCGGCAGTCCGCCCTTCTCGGCTCGAGCGATAGCCCTTTCGCCCCCCAGGTGCGAGTGCAAGGCCCGGACATGGCGGCCACGTGGCAGAATGTCACTGCGGCCTGGCAATCCCGAATGGAGGCCATCTCGGCCGGGAGAGCCGTAGCTTTAGGTGTGCCCCTCGGTGAAGGCGAACAAGACGTCGACCAAGCGCCTTCGCTGTCGCTCCAGCCGCCATGCCACTATTGCGAATATCACGGACTTTGCGGCGGTTCGCGCGAGGAGGCATGA